A genome region from Euphorbia lathyris chromosome 4, ddEupLath1.1, whole genome shotgun sequence includes the following:
- the LOC136227717 gene encoding uncharacterized protein has translation MEFDLNQEPLDLPHDSMFGLQTLLTELETAEGRIEGRIRQLEAVISRTRQRQIWRQNHTTPQTVDISMQTTASEVPTDDILVSEGIVVPIQGRMFEATKFSKKNNIHLISKALGMETDTKNKGSFFDCNICLDMARDPILTSCGHLFCWPCFYSWSYIGHSDVKECPVCMEKVTDKSIIPIYGNENVTNTQKLRSEESGLKVPPRPNAHRIEGLRQKLSIRRGISSLPVRNTQLPNIIAAMEERSQSLNGDGAPSTAESSSNSQHVRNQYTHAMQTEGVQQLSRLLERSASFSSLSSALNSAMSSAERLFQDLEASINSHGTRRISRQSSNAADIDSSVAQIASSSRRSELARISEVSNSIEVNSTAPNSSSTRRRREVPTHSDVENDPLRNPVRRRLM, from the coding sequence ATGGAATTTGATCTAAATCAAGAACCTCTAGACCTTCCCCATGACTCCATGTTTGGATTACAAACTCTTTTGACTGAACTGGAAACCGCTGAAGGACGTATAGAGGGGCGTATCAGACAGCTTGAAGCTGTAATTTCTAGAACTAGACAACGTCAGATATGGAGACAAAATCATACTACCCCTCAAACAGTGGATATCTCTATGCAAACTACAGCCTCTGAAGTTCCAACTGATGATATACTGGTTTCTGAAGGAATTGTTGTTCCAATCCAAGGAAGGATGTTTGAAGCAACGAAATTTTCCAAAAAGAATAATATTCATTTAATATCTAAGGCCCTCGGGATGGAGACAGATACGAAAAACAAGGGGAGCTTTTTTGATTGTAATATATGTCTGGACATGGCAAGAGATCCCATATTGACCTCTTGTGGTCACCTGTTTTGTTGGCCGTGCTTCTATTCATGGTCATATATTGGTCATTCAGATGTGAAGGAGTGCCCAGTTTGTATGGAAAAAGTCACAGATAAAAGCATTATTCCGATCTATGGTAATGAAAATGTTACCAATACCCAGAAATTGAGGTCCGAAGAGTCTGGCTTGAAGGTCCCTCCTAGGCCCAATGCACACAGGATTGAAGGTTTAAGGCAGAAATTGAGTATTCGCAGAGGAATATCTTCTTTGCCTGTTCGAAACACTCAGTTGCCTAATATAATTGCTGCAATGGAAGAAAGGTCTCAGTCACTGAATGGTGATGGTGCTCCTTCAACGGCTGAAAGTTCCTCCAATAGtcaacatgttagaaatcagtATACGCATGCTATGCAGACAGAGGGCGTCCAGCAACTTTCAAGGCTGTTGGAAAGATCTGCCTCCTTTTCTTCTCTTTCATCTGCACTGAACTCTGCAATGAGTTCTGCAGAAAGATTGTTTCAGGATCTGGAGGCATCTATAAACAGTCATGGTACGAGAAGAATTAGTCGACAATCATCAAATGCTGCTGATATTGATTCTAGTGTGGCCCAAATTGCATCGTCCTCCAGAAGATCTGAACTCGCCAGAATTTCAGAAGTTTCCAATAGTATAGAAGTGAATTCAACTGCACCAAATTCTTCATCCACCAGACGAAGACGAGAAGTTCCCACGCATTCAGATGTAGAGAATGATCCTCTCCGTAATCCTGTAAGAAGAAGATTGATGTAA
- the LOC136227716 gene encoding callose synthase 2, translating to MSSRRGSDNQPPQRRIMRTQTAGNLGESMLDSEVVPSSLVEIAPILRVANQVEASNPRVAYLCRFYAFEKAHRLDPTSSGRGVRQFKTALLQRLERENEISMKGRTMSDAREMQKFYRDYYQKYIQALQSAADKADRAQLTKAYQTAAVLFEVLKAVNQTEAVPDEILEAHTKVEEKTKIYVPYNILPLDPDSQNQAIMRYPEIQAAVSALRNTRGLPWPKEYKKRLNEDILDWLQAMFGFQKDNVANQREHLILLLANVHIREFAKTDQQPKLDDRALTVVMKKLFKNYKKWCKYLGRKSSLWLPTIQQEVQQRKLLYMGLYLLIWGEAANLRFMPECLCYIYHHMAFELYGMLAGSVSPMTGEHIKPAYGGEDEAYLRKVVKPIYDTIAKEAKRSKGGRSKHSQWRNYDDLNEYFWSVDCFRLGWPMRADADFFCFPPQDDLQLDKIQEKQQVLGDRWIGKVNFVEIRTFWHIFRSFDRMWSFYILSLQAMIILAWHGSGKLSSTFEGNVFKKVLSIFITSAILNFVQAVGDVILSWKARQTMPFYVKLRYLLKALSAAAWVIILPVTYAYSWKNPPGFGQTIKKWFGNSASSPSLFILAILIYLVPNMLSALLFLFPLIRRLLERSNYKIVMLMMWWSQSRLYVGRGMHESTAALFKYTMFWVLLILSKLAFSYYVEIKPLVGPTKAIMKVHIRTYRWHEFFPRAKSNVGVIIALWAPIILVYFMDTQIWYAIYSTIFGGIYGAFRRLGEIRTLGMLRSRFKSLPSAFNACLIPVEKSNETKKKGLKATFSRKFSEVISDKEKEEARFAQMWNKIITSFRDEDLINDREMDLMLVPYWADNDLDLIQWPPFLLASKIPIALDMAKDSNGKDRELKKRLTSDDYMRSAVRECYASFRSIIKSLVQGEREKMVIDDIFFRVDEYIQNDTLISDLNMSGLPILYEHFVNLIEYLLKNDKDDKDKVVILLLDMLEVVTRDIMEDEVPSLLDSSHGGSYGKYEGMTPLDRQYQFFGVLNFPVLETEAWKEKIRRLHLLLTVKESAMDVPSNLEARRRMSYFSNSLFMDMPPAPKVRNMLSFSVLTPYYEEEVLFSINLLEKPNEDGVSILFYLQKIFPDEWNNFLQRVGCGNEDELRGNEELEEQLRLWASYRGQTLTKTVRGMMYYRKALELQAFLDMATKDELMKGYKAAESSSEEQSKSQRSLWAQCQAVADMKFSYVVSCQQYGIHKRSADPRAKDILRLMAIYPSLRVAYIDEVEETSKDKSNKIVEKVYYSALVKAGPPTQPMDSSEPVQNLDQVIYRIKLPGPAILGEGKPENQNHAIIFTRGEGLQTIDMNQDNYMEEAFKMRNLLQEFLVKHGGVRYPTILGLREHIFTGSVSSLAWFMSNQETSFVTIGQRLLANPLKVRFHYGHPDVFDRLFHLTRGGVSKASKVINLSEDIFAGFNSTLREGNVTHHEYIQVGKGRDVGLNQISMFEAKIANGNGEQTLSRDIYRLGHRFDFFRMLSCYFTTVGSYFSTLLTVLTVYVFLYGRLYLVLSGLEEGLSTQKGIRDNKPLQIALASQAVVQIGFLMALPMMMEIGLERGFRKALSDFILMQLQLAPVFFTFSLGTKTHYYGRTLLHGGAQYRGTGRGFVVFHAKFAENYRMYSRSHFVKGIELMIMLIVYHMFGHSYRGVVPYILITASMWFMVGTWLFAPFLFNPSGFEWQKIVDDWTDWNKWINNRGGIGVPPEKSWESWWEKEQEHLRYSGKLGITLEILLALRFFIYQYGLVYHVSIIKQTTSFLVYGISWLVILVVLLLMKAMSLGRRRLSANFQLLFRLIKGLIFVTFVTAFITLIALPHMTMKDVLVCILAFLPTGWGLLLIAQACKPLIRHAGFWASLRPLARGYEIIMGLLLFIPVAFLAWFPFVSEFQTRMLFNQAFSRGLQISRILGGGQRKDRSSKSKE from the exons ATGTCGAGTAGAAGAGGTTCGGATAATCAGCCGCCGCAAAGGCGGATTATGAGGACTCAGACAGCTGGTAATCTGGGAGAGTCTATGTTGGATAGTGAAGTGGTGCCTTCTTCACTGGTTGAGATTGCTCCAATTCTCCGTGTTGCTAATCAAGTAGAGGCCAGTAATCCCAGAGTTGCTTATCTCT GTCGGTTCTATGCCTTTGAGAAAGCTCACAGATTAGATCCAACATCTAGTGGGCGTGGTGTTCGCCAATTTAAAACTGCACTATTACAACGTCTAGAAAGG GAAAATGAAATCAGTATGAAAGGAAGGACAATGAGTGATGCCCGAGAAATGCAGAAATTTTATCGAGATTACTATCAAAAGTATATTCAAGCTTTACAGAGTGCAGCTGATAAAGCTGATCG TGCCCAACTTACAAAAGCATATCAAACTGCTGCTGTTCTTTTTGAGGTTTTGAAGGCTGTCAACCAGACAGAAGCTGTGCCTGACGAG ATTCTGGAAGCTCACACAAAGGTTGAAGAAAAGACAAAGATATATGTGCCTTACAATATTCTTCCACTTGATCCAGATAGTCAAAATCAGGCTATTATGAGATATCCTGAG ATTCAAGCTGCTGTTTCTGCGCTCAGAAACACTAGGGGGTTACCATGGCCAAAGGAATACAAGAAGAGATTAAATGAAGACATTCTAGACTGGCTTCAAGCAATGTTTGGTTTTCAG AAGGACAATGTGGCGAATCAAAGAGAACATTTGATTCTTTTACTTGCAAATGTGCATATACGAGAATTTGCAAAGACTGATCAGCAGCCAAAG TTGGATGACCGTGCTCTAACAGTTGTGATGAAGAAATTGTTTAAGAACTACAAAAAATGGTGCAAGTACTTGGGACGCAAAAGTAGTCTTTG GTTGCCGACAATCCAGCAGGAAGTGCAGCAAAGAAAATTACTATACATGGGTCTGTATCTTCTCATATGGGGAGAAGCTGCGAACTTGAGATTCATGCCAGAATGCTTATGCTATATATATCATCAT ATGGCATTTGAATTATATGGAATGCTGGCTGGGAGTGTCAGTCCAATGACAGGGGAGCACATAAAACCAGCGTATGGAGGTGAAGACGAGGCTTACTTGAGGAAAGTAGTTAAACCAATATATGATACAATAGCGAAG GAAGCCAAAAGAAGTAAAGGAGGAAGGTCCAAGCATTCTCAATGGAGAAACTATGATGATTTGAATGAGTACTTCTG GTCAGTTGATTGTTTTCGATTAGGTTGGCCCATGCGCGCTGATGCTGATTTCTTTTGCTTTCCTCCACAAGATGACCTTCAACTTGATAAAATTCAG GAGAAGCAACAAGTTCTTGGAGATCGATGGATTGGGAAAGTTAATTTTGTTGAAATAAGGACATTTTGGCATATTTTCAGAAGTTTTGATAGAATGTGGAgcttttatattttatctttACAG GCGATGATCATCCTTGCCTGGCATGGATCGGGAAAATTAAGTTCCACATTTGAGGGCAATGTATTCAAGAAAGTTTTGAGCATCTTCATAACTTCTGCTATattaaattttgtccaag CTGTGGGAGATGTAATTTTAAGCTGGAAGGCAAGGCAGACCATGCCATTTTACGTCAAACTCAGATATCTTTTGAAGGCTCTTTCAGCTGCTGCATGGGTCATTATTCTACCAGTAACTTATGCTTATAGTTGGAAGAATCCACCAGGTTTTGGACAGACCATTAAGAAATGGTTTGGCAATAGTGCAAGTTCACCTTCATTGTTCATTTTGGCCATCCTCATATACTTAGTGCCAAACATGCTCTCTGCGTTATTATTTTTGTTCCCACTAATTCGAAGGCTTCTTGAGAGGTCAAACTATAAAATCGTGATGCTCATGATGTGGTGGTCTCAG TCTCGTCTCTATGTTGGAAGAGGAATGCATGAGAGCACAGCTGCATTGTTTAA GTACACCATGTTCTGGGTTCTGCTCATTTTGTCAAAATTGGCATTCAGTTATTATGTAGAG ATTAAGCCTCTAGTGGGTCCAACAAAAGCTATCATGAAAGTTCACATAAGAACCTACCGTTGGCATGAATTTTTTCCTCGAG CCAAGAGCAATGTTGGTGTTATCATTGCGTTATGGGCTCCTATCATCCTT GTTTATTTTATGGATACTCAAATTTGGTATGCTATCTACTCAACCATCTTTGGAGGTATATATGGGGCCTTTCGCCGTCTTGGTGAG ATTCGAACCTTGGGAATGTTAAGGTCTAGATTCAAATCATTACCAAGTGCTTTTAATGCGTGCTTGATTCCTGTGGAGAAGAGCAATGAGACCAAGAAAAAGGGGCTGAAGGCTACTTTTTCTCGCAAATTCAGTGAG GTCATATCTGACAAAGAGAAGGAGGAAGCAAGATTTGCTCAGATGTGGAACAAAATAATCACTAGCTTCAGGGATGAGGATTTGATAAATGATAG GGAAATGGACTTGATGCTTGTCCCTTACTGGGCTGATAATGATTTGGATCTCATCCAATGGCCTCCGTTTTTACTTGCCAGCAAG ATCCCAATAGCATTGGATATGGCAAAAGATAGCAATGGAAAAGACCGTGAACTAAAAAAGAGGTTAACTTCTGATGATTATATGCGTTCTGCTGTTCGGGAATGTTATGCTTCATTTAGAAGTATTATCAAATCATTGGTTCAaggagaaagagagaaaat GGTTATAGATGATATTTTCTTCAGAGTCGACGAGTATATTCAAAATGACACCCTGATAAGTGATTTGAATATGAGTGGTCTGCCAATCCTTTATGAGCACTTTGTGAATCTTATTGAATATTTG ttaaaaaatgataaagatGACAAGGATAAAGTTGTCATTCTATTACTTGACATGCTGGAGGTGGTAACCAGAGACATAATGGAGGATGAAGTGCCTAG TTTGCTTGATTCGAGCCATGGTGGATCATATGGAAAGTATGAAGGAATGACACCACTGGACAGACAATATCAGTTTTTTGGTGTCTTAAATTTTCCAGTACTGGAGACTGAAGCTTGGAAGGAAAAA ATCAGAAGGCTTCATCTTTTGCTTACTGTCAAGGAGTCAGCTATGGATGTGCCATCTAACTTGGAAGCTAGGAGGAGAATGTCTTATTTCTCCAACTCCTTGTTCATGGACATGCCACCTGCACCCAAAGTTCGAAACATGCTTTCATTTTC TGTTCTAACTCCTTATTATGAAGAGGAGGTTCTTTTCTCCATTAATCTCCTGGAGAAGCCTAATGAAGACGGGGTTTCTATCCTATTCTACTTGCAAAAGATCTTTCCAG ATGAATGGAACAACTTTCTTCAACGGGTTGGATGTGGTAATGAGGATGAACTCAGAGGAAATGAAGAACTGGAAGAACAACTACGTTTGTGGGCATCTTATAGAGGACAAACATTGACCAAAACTG TACGTGGCATGATGTATTACCGTAAAGCATTGGAGCTTCAGGCCTTCCTTGATATGGCAACAAAAGATG AATTGATGAAGGGGTACAAGGCTGCTGAATCAAGTAGTGAGGAACAGTCGAAGAGTCAAAGGTCATTGTGGGCACAATGCCAGGCAGTAGCTGATATGAAATTCTCATATGTCGTGTCATGCCAGCAATATGGCATTCACAAACGTTCAGCTGATCCTCGCGCTAAAGACATACTGAGGCTTATGGCAAT CTATCCATCACTACGTGTAGCATATattgatgaagttgaagaaactAGTAAAGATAAATCCAACAAAATTGTTGAGAAGGTTTATTACTCAGCTCTCGTTAAGGCTGGTCCTCCAACCCAGCCTATGGATTCTTCTGAGCCAGTTCAAAATCTAGATCAG GTAATATATAGGATAAAGCTTCCTGGACCTGCAATTTTGGGTGAAGGGAAGCCAGAAAATCAGAATCATGCCATTATATTCACACGAGGAGAAGGACTGCAAACAATAGATATGAACCAG GACAATTATATGGAAGAAGCCTTCAAAATGAGGAATTTGCTTCAAGAATTTCTTGTAAAGCATGGCGGTGTAAGATATCCTACAATTCTTGGATTGAGGGAGCATATATTCACTGGAAG TGTTTCATCTCTCGCATGGTTTATGTCCAATCAAGAGACTAGTTTTGTTACTATTGGGCAGAGACTGTTGGCTAATCCTTTGAA AGTAAGGTTCCATTATGGTCATCCAGACGTGTTTGATCGACTGTTTCACCTGACTAGAGGAGGTGTCAGCAAAGCTTCCAAAGTCATCAATTTAAGCGAAGACATATTTGCAG GTTTTAATTCCACACTACGAGAAGGCAATGTTACCCATCATGAGTACATTCAAGTTGGTAAAGGAAGAGATGTGGGACTCAATCAAATATCTATGTTTGAGGCAAAGATAGCAAATGGAAATGGTGAACAAACTTTAAGCCGTGACATCTATAGGCTTGGACATCGTTTTGATTTTTTTCGGATGCTTTCGTGCTATTTTACTACTGTTGGTTCCTATTTCAGTACCTTG TTAACTGTGCTTACAGTCTATGTGTTTCTTTATGGACGGCTTTATCTTGTTCTCAGCGGACTCGAGGAAGGGCTGAGTACTCAGAAAGGTATCAGAGACAACAAGCCTCTGCAAATAGCACTTGCTTCTCAAGCTGTTGTACAGATTGGTTTTTTGATGGCCTTGCCAATGATGATGGAAATAGGACTGGAAAGGGGATTCCGTAAAGCATTGAGTGATTTCATATTGATGCAGTTACAATTGGCCCctgtatttttcacattttctcttGGCACAAAGACTCACTATTATGGAAGGACATTGCTTCATGGGGGTGCACAATACCGAGGTACTGGTCGTGGTTTTGTGGTGTTCCATGCAAAATTTGCTGAGAACTATAGGATGTACTCACGCAGTCATTTTGTCAAAGGGATTGAACTGATGATTATGCTTATTGTGTACCATATGTTTGGACATTCGTATAGAGGTGTAGTTCCATACATCTTGATTACTGCCTCAATGTGGTTCATGGTGGGGACATGGCTTTTTGCTCCTTTTCTGTTCAATCCGTCCGGCTTTGAGTGGCAAAAGATTGTTGATGACTGGACAGATTGGAACAAGTGGATAAATAACCGTGGGGGTATAGGTGTACCTCCAGAAAAGAGCTGGGAATCTTGGTGGGAAAAGGAGCAGGAACATCTCCGGTATTCGGGGAAGCTTGGAATCACTTTAGAGATATTGTTGGCACTGCGGTTTTTTATCTATCAATATGGTCTTGTATATCATGTCAGCATTATTAAACAAACCACGAGCTTCCTG GTTTACGGTATTTCATGGCTTGTGATCCTTGTAGTACTGCTATTAATGAAG GCTATGTCATTGGGAAGGAGAAGACTGAGTGCCAACTTCCAGCTGTTATTTCGACTAATTAAGGGCCTGATATTCGTGACGTTTGTAACTGCATTCATTACTTTGATAGCACTCCCGCACATGACAATGAAAGACGTTCTAGTTTGTATACTTGCTTTCTTGCCTACAGGATGGGGACTGCTGCTG ATTGCGCAAGCGTGTAAGCCTTTGATACGACATGCTGGATTTTGGGCATCTTTGCGACCACTTGCTCGTGGTTATGAAATAATAATGGGGTTGCTTCTGTTCATTCCAGTTGCATTTTTGGCATGGTTTCCATTCGTTTCCGAGTTCCAAACACGTATGCTGTTCAACCAAGCATTTAGTAGAGGCCTACAAATTTCCCGTATTCTTGGAGGAGGACAGAGAAAAGATCGATCCTCCAAAAGCAAGGAGTAA